ATAGCATTTAGTAAAGTAGGGGTAAGAGGTAAAAAATGGAAAAACATGCGTTTTAAATCAAACATTCATACCCACTACTAGCAGTCAAGGAGAAGTAACAAACCCAGACCGCATGAAAGAATTGTAATACAAAAAAGATTAAAACAGCTTTTAAGACTATCAATCCATATGATTTTACCAAAAAGAAAGCATCAGTCATTTTAATAGGTTTTTTAAAATTAGCTATAATCAAGGCTTCAAAAAGCCATAATTAAAAGAGTTGAGATGTTGGAAAAATTGATTGAAAGAGTGTTGTTTGCCACTCGTTGGTTGCTAGCCCCTTTATGCATTGCCATGTCGTTAGTGTTGGTGGTTTTAGGCTATGTGTTCATGAAAGAGTTGTGGCACATGCTCAGCCATTTAGACACCATTAGTGAAACGGATTTGGTTTTATCAGCCTTAGGTTTAGTGGATTTGTTGTTTATGGCCGGGCTTGTTTTGATGGTGTTGCTCGCTAGTTATGAAAGCTTTGTTTCTAAATTAGACAAGGTGGATGCCAGTGAAATCACCTGGCTAAAGCACACGGATTTTAACGCTTTAAAGTTAAAGGTTTCACTCTCCATTGTAGCCATTTCGGCGATTTTCTTGCTCAAACGCTACATGAGTTTAGAAGACGTTCTATCTAGCATTCCTAAAGACACGCCTTTATCGCATAACCCCATTTTTTGGCAAGTGGTGATCCATTTGGTGTTTGTGTGTTCAGCGCTTTTAGCCGCCGTTACCAATAACATCGCTTTTTCGCAAAATAAAGGGCATTAAAAGTTTTAAAGCTCTCTTTCAGGAAGGACTTTAGACCATTCTTTAATCAAGCGTAAAAAGAAGGAAGTGTCAGGCGAAGTTTTTTCATGGATTAAAGTGCCTTCTTCCACCGCTTCCCAAATCACTCTATGCCGATACACCACCAGATGCCATGATTGTTGGGCATGATCTTTAAGCGACAAACGCACCCTTTTAGCAAAAGACGGGTTGTCAAACAAAACCGCGCTTTCAGTGTTGATGTATGCAGAGCGCGGATCAATATTAAAACTCCCTAGAAGCGTTAAATTGTCATCAAAAACAATCGTCTTGCCATGCAAGGAATGTTTGGTGCTAAAGCGCCCTTTAATCTGGCGGTTGAAAAAATCGTTTCGTATTTCATAGACATTCGCGCCCATTCGCACTAATTGGTTGCGATACCTTTCCCACGCCCCATAGACCACTATCGCATCAGTAGATGAAAGGGAATTGGTAAGGATGTTCAATTCAATCCCCTTAGAAATTTGATTTTTAAAGATTTTCATCATCTTTTTACCTGGAATAAAATACGATGAAGCGATAAAAACGGAGTCTTTAGTGTTTTTAAGGGCTTTCTCAAAAGCGATTTTGATAGGTGAATACAAGGGCGTGTCAATTTTGGCGGGCAAATCGGCTAAAAAAATGGCATTCCCATAATAAATGGGGTATTGGTATTTTTGGAAGCGTTCTATAAAATCATTGACTTTTTTTTCAAACTGGTCTTTGTCTTCGGCGCTGATAGGGATTTTTTCATGGAGTTTAGCGATTTCTTTAGCGTTGTTTTTGAGTCTTTTATGGGTTCTTAGCAATGAAACAGGAATGGAGCGGTGGAATCTCCAATAGCGTTCAAAGCTTTCTTTGGCTTTTGAAGCAACCCCCCCAAAAAACAAAGCGTCTAAATCTAAAAAATTCGTGTCTAAATCGTTATCAAAATAATTGTCCCCAATATTGCGCCCCCCTATAATGACAGCGAAATTATCCACGATGAAAAGCTTGTTGTGCATGCGTTTTTTAATGCGTTCATAATCCGCAAGCATTTCAAAATAACGCAAGCCTTTATTGCGGATATAGTAGGGGTTAAAAATTTTCACCTCAATGTTTTTATGGAAATTTAAAAGCATGATATCTGAAAAATCTGAATCCAATCCGTTATCATCTAAAAGGATGCGCACTTTCACCCCACGATTGGCTGCATTTAAAAGTTCTTTAGCGATCACTTGAGAGGAAAGATCGTTCTTATAGATATAAGTTTGCATGTCAATGCTTTTTTGGCTCATTCTGATAAGACCCACTCTGTGCAATAAAGCGTCAAAGCCGTCTTCTAAAAGAATGGCCGCACTATGGTTAGGGTTTTCTTTTAAATTTTTAGCGTATAAGCTCCCAATGGTGGTAGTGTAGGGATCATAAGAGATAGGTGGGCTTGAAATGGGAGTCTTATAGACTAACCCAAAACACCCATTAAAAAAAAAGACGCTTAAAAAAACTAAAAAGATTTTCAAAAACGACCCACTAAAAGAAATTAGCGGCTTTTACCCACTTTCAACATTCGGTTACGCAAAGTAGCGATACTGCTTTGCAAGGGTAATTCTTTAGGGCAAGTGTCATGGCAAGCAATCAAGCTCATGCACCCAAAAACGCCATCATCATCGCCGACTAATTCATAAAAATCGTCATCGCTTCTTTCATCGTGGCTGTCAATCATAAAACGCATGGCTCTGTTCATGCCAGCAGCTCCAATGAAATTAGGGCGCATGAGTTTGGTCCCACAAGAAGCGATACAGCACCCGCATTCAATACACCTGTCTAGTTCAAAGACTTCTTGAGCTTCATCAGGCTCAATCCTTTTTTCCGGCTGAGTAATATCCACCTCTTCTTTAGAATGCGCCCAACTCTCCACCCTTTTAGTCATATCCAAAAACCAATCGCCAGTATTCACGCTCAAATCTTTAATGAGCGTAAAACTGGGCATGGGCATGAGCGTAATCACCCCGCTTTCAAAGCTAGAAGTTAGGGTTTTACAAGCTAGCCTCGGTCTCCCATTAACCATCATCGCGCAAGAGCCGCAAATCCCAGCACGGCACACAAAATCAAAACTCAAATCCGGATCTTGATGCTCTCTAATGAGGTTTAAAGCGATAAAGAGCGTCATGGATGGCGTTTCTTTCAATTGATACTCTTTAAAATGCGGCTTACTCACCGCGCTTTGAGGGTCAAATTTTAACACTCTAACTACAATCGTTCGTTCATTATCACTCATGGTGTTCTCCTTTTAGATTAACGTTGTGTTGGTCTAATAAATCATGGACGTTGAAAGAATACAAATGTTCCCCCTAGCCCTGACTTCTTCATCTTCTAAACGCATGTTCCTGGCTTTGTATTTTTCTTGCAATTCAAAAGGCATGAGCGCATGTTGGACTTCTATCCTGTCTTTTCCAAGCTTTTCTAATTCCAAAATCGTTTTTAAAATCTCAGCGTCGCGCTCTTCTTTTTTGGGGTGGGGGATGAAATTACCCTTTTTGCCATAGCCCCTAAAATCAGGGCTGATTTCCATTTTCATCACATCCAATTCTTCGTATTCAATCGTGGGCATGTCTTGCTCAGCGCTAGGCCAGCTCGCTAGAGTCCGATTAAGCCATTTTTCATCGTCTCTTTTAGGGTAGTCAATCCTTGTGTGAGCCCCTCTGCTTTCAGTGCGCAGTAACGCTCCTTGAGTGATGCAAAGCGCGAGTTTGAGCATTTTTTTGGTGCGGTAAGCGTCTTCTAATTCAGGGTTATTGTGTAAAACCTTGTTTTTCACGCAAATGTTTTTGGAGCGCGCATAAAGCTCTTGCAATTCTTTAAGGGCTTCTTCTAATTTTTTGCCCTCTCTAAAAACGCCCACCTTTTCATCCATGACTTCTTTCATGCGCTCTCTGATTTCATACACATCTTCCTTGCCTTCATTATGCAATAAAAAATGCATATAATCTTGGCTTTCTTTAATGAAGGCTTCAACCTTTTGCGTGTTGATTTCAATTTGCGCTTCCAAACAATGCGAGGCGAAATAATCCCCTATGATCATGCCAGCGACCACCGCTTCACTCACAGAATTTCCCCCCAAGCGGTTAAACCCATGCAAATCCCAGCATGCCGCTTCACCGGCGCAAAACAAGCCTTTTAAATGGGTTTCGCCTTTAGGGTTTGTCCTAACCCCACCCATAGAATAGTGTTGCATGGGCTTTATGGGGATCCAGCCTTTTTGCTTAGCCATCGCTTGGCCGTATTCTGGCTCATTAGTAGGCGCTCCTTGCATGTTGTCTTTGGTTTGCTCCTCGCTATCCGCCGGATCAATGCCCGCAAAAGTCATGGCAATATCGCGCACATCTCTCAAGTTTTTTTCCACATGGTTACGCCCTAAAATAGCAATATCCAGCCACACATGATCCCCATAAGGCGATTTGGCTCCATAGCCTTTTTGGATATGCTCTAAAATCCGCCTTGAGACCACATCCCTACTCGCAAGCTCTTTTTTCTCCGGCTCATAAGCGGGCATGAAGCGTCTGCCAAACTTGTCTCTTAAAACGCCGCCATCGCCCCTACAACCTTCGGTCATTAAAATCCCGCTTGGCACTAAAGCGGTAGGGTGGAATTGCACCGCTTCCATGTTGCCCAATTTAGCCACGCCGGTTTCTAAGGCGCTTGCAGCCCCGGCTCCATCGCAAATCACAGCGTTAGTGGTGTGTTTATACACGCGCCCATAACCTCCGGTAGCTAAAAGCGTGCCTTTAGAAACATACGCTGAAATTTCGCCTGTGATCAAATCCCTTACCACCGCCCCATAGCATTTATTATCATGATGAATGAAAGCGAGCATGTCCTTTCTGTCTTGAATATCCACTTTGTGGCGTAAGGCTTCATTAGCGACCGCATAAAGCATGGTATGCCCTGTGGCATCAGCCGTAAAGCATGTGCGCCATTTTTTAGTGCCGCCAAAATCACGGCTTAGAATATAACCATGCCTATCGTCTCTTTCAGTGATAGTTACATGCTCACCATTGACGACCGCAGGCCTATCGCCCTTTTTAATCCTAGTCCAAGGCACCCCCCAACTGGCCAATTCCCTAATGGCTTTAGGGGCAGTGGTTACAAACATCCTAGCCACTTGCTGATCGCACCCCCAATCGCTCCCTTTAACCGTGTCTAAAAAGTGCAAATCTTCATTATCGCCCTCGCTTTTTTTAGCATTCGCAAGGCTCGCTTGCATGCCCCCTTGAGCGGCCGCCGAGTGCGAACGCCTGACAGGCACTAGGCTTAAAACGATGGTGTTTAAACCCTTTTGTTTGCATGCGATACTAGCCCTTAACCCAGCCAATCCGCCTCCAATAATTAGCGCATCACAATATGTTATTTTCATTTTCTACCCTTATTCTTTGTGGAATTTCCCATCAGCTTCTATGGCCTCTTGCATGGTTTTAATGCCATTGTCCTTATTTTCTAAACCTTTTTTAATGTAAGCCCCATAGGTGCAAAGCCCTAAAACAATGAAAAACACGCTCATCGCCCATTTGACTTTTCTTAAGCCTTGAATGCTCACATTCTTAAACCACCCCCATTTAATCGCTAAGCGATACAACCCAATAGAACCATGCAATTCTACGGCAAACAATAAGAAAATATACAAAAGCCAAAAGTTTTGCGTGACAAAACGATAGCTTGAGCCATGAGGCCCAATACTTTCAGGCTCTGTGAGCATGACAAACAAGTGGATACTCGCTAAAAAAAACATCGCAAACCCGGTTAAGGCCTGGATAAACCACAAACTCGTATCGCCATGTTTCATCAAATGCTTATGGGTTTTAAAAACCTTGTATTGCCGATAATTGATAGGGAATTTCCTTAGCGCCAAAAAAGCATGCACGACTAAAATAAGAATAACTCCTGCTGCAACCACGCTCACAATAGCCGGCTCGCCCGCTTTTAAAAACAAGCTCCCTTCAAAAAATTTCGCCACTTTATACATGGCTTCATCGCTAATTAAGATACTAGAGACCAAAAACATGTGCGCTATCATAAAGAGCGCTAAAATCAAGCCCGTAGCGCTCTGTAAAAAATCCAGCTTAGCGTAAATACCGCTCTTTTTAAGCCCTTTACTAGCGCCATAATAACCCTCTATAATCTCTTCTTGTTGCATAAAAACTGCTCCTAAAAACTCAAAATTAACCTAAAATCGCTTGACGCAAAAACACTGCCTTAATTCTACTACATTTGAAATAATTTTTCTTATAAACAAAACCTAAATTGGGAAAAAATTCAATTCAAGGGGGCTATTGTTTAAAATTTACATTTTTTGAATGCTATAATAAGGGATAGACCACCTATAAAATAAGGATCATTCAATGACAAAAATTGCCATGGCTAATTTTAAATCCGCTATGCCTATTTTTAAAAGCCATGCGTATTTAAAAGAATTAGAAAAAACTTTAAAACCGCAGCATTTTGATAGGGTGTTTGTATTCCCTGATTTTTTGGGGTTATTGCCTAATTCGTTTTTGCATTTCACTTTAGGGGTGCAAAACGCTTACCCTAGAGATTGTGGGGCTTTTACCGGTGAAATCACTTCAAAGCATTTAGAAGAACTCAAAATCCACACGCTTTTAATAGGGCATAGCGAGAGGCGAACGCTTTTAAAGGAAAGCCCTAGCTTTTTGAAAGAAAAGTTTGATTTTTTTAAAGGTAAAAATTTTAAAATTATTTATTGTATTGGCGAAGATTTAACGACCAGAGAAAAGGGTTTTAAGGCTGTAAAGGAATTTTTAAGCGAGCAATTAGAAAATATTGATCTCAATTATTCCAATTTAATTGTGGCGTATGAGCCTATTTGGGCGATTGGCGCAAAAAAGAGCGCTTCTTTAGAAGATATTTATCTCACGCATGGTTTTTTAAAGCAAATTTTAAATCAAAAAACGCCCTTGTTGTATGGGGGGAGCGTGAATGCGCAAAATGCTAAAGAAATTTTAGGGATTGATAGCGTGGATGGCTTATTGATTGGGAGCGCGTCTTGGGAATTAGAAAATTTTAAAACAATCATTTCATTTTTATAAAGGAAAATCATGGGATTTTTAAAAGGTAAAAAAGGGCTTATTGTAGGGGTGGCAAACAATAAATCCATCGCTTATGGGATCGCTCAATCTTGTTTCAATCAAGGGGCTACTTTGGCTTTCACTTATTTGAATGAGAGCTTAGAAAAGCGCGTGAGGCCTATCGCACAGGAATTGAATAGCCCCTATGTGTATGAATTGGATGTGAGTAAAGAAGAGCATTTCAAGTCGCTATACAATAATATTAAGCAGGATTTAGGCTCATTGGATTTTATCGTTCATAGCGTGGCCTTTGCCCCTAAAGAGGCTTTAGAAGGGAGTTTGTTAGAAACTTCTAAAAGCGCGTTTAACACCGCTATGGAAATTTCTGTTTATTCTTTAATAGAGCTGACAAACACTCTAAAACCTTTATTGAATAACGGGGCGTCTGTTTTGACTTTAAGCTATTTAGGCAGCACCAAATACATGGCGCATTACAATGTGATGGGGTTGGCTAAAGCGGCCCTAGAGAGCGCGGTGCGTTATTTAGCGGTGGATTTAGGCAAACATAATATTAGAGTGAATGCCCTATCGGCCGGGCCTATCAGGACGCTCGCTTCTAGCGGGATCGCTGATTTTAGGATGATTTTAAAATGGAATGAAATCAACGCCCCTTTAAGAAAAAATGTGAGTTTAGAGGAAGTGGGCAATGCTGGGATGTATTTGCTTTCTAGCTTGTCTAATGGGGTGAGTGGGGAAGTGCATTTTGTGGATGCCGGCTATCATGTGATGGGCATGGGGGCTGTGGAAGAAAAAGATAATAAAGCTACGCTGTTGTGGGATTTGCAGAACAATAAGGGGTATTGATGAAATTAAGCGAATTGTTAAGCGCCTATTCTATTGAAACGGAATTTTCAAACGATTTTGAAGTGCATGCTTTAGCGGAATTAGATAAGGCTACGCCTAATGATATTAGCTATATTGACCAAGCGCGTTACCTTAAACTTTTAAAAGATTCCAAAGCCGGGGCGGTGTTTATCCGTAAAAAAGAATCTTCTAAAGTGCCAAAACACATGCAAGCTTTAGTCGTGGATAACCCGCATTTAGCCTTTGCCAAAGCTTCGCATGCCTTTAAAATCCCTTTTTTTAAAAACCCAGAAAGCGTGAATGAGCCTAAACATTTTGAAAGAGTAACGATCATGCCTAATGTGATGATTGGAGAGGGCGTAGAAATTGGCGAAAACTCTTTGATTTATCCGGGTGTGGTGATCGCTGATGGGGTCAAAATCGGTAAAAATTGCGTTTTGTATCCTCGTGTGATCTTGTATCAAAACACGATTTTAGAGGATAATGTGATTATCCATGCAGGCAGTGTGATCGGAGGCGATGGCTTTGGTTATGCGCACACCGCTTTAGGAGAGCATGTCAAAATTGAGCATGTGGGGATTGTTAGGATTCAAAAAAATGTAGAAATTGGCGCTAACACGGCGATTGATCGGGCGGTGTTTGGCGAGACTTTGATTAAAGAGGGCGTTAAGATTGATAACCTGGTTCAAATCGGGCATAATTGCGTTTTAGGCGAGCACAGCATCGTCGTTTCTCAAGTGGGCTTGAGCGGCTCTACAACCACTGGCCGTAATGTGGTTTTTGGCGGTCAAGTGGGCATTGGGGGGCATTTGCATGTGGGCGAATTCACTCAAATTGGGGGTAAAAGCGCGGTGGGTAAAGACTTGCCCCCTAACACTAATTTTGCCGGAGCGATCCCTGCTATGGAAATCCATGAATGGCACCATTTCCTGGCTCATTTACGGACGAATTTCAGGAAACAGCAAAAAACGAGTTTGTTGCAAAAAGCTAAAGGGTTTTTCAAGTCTTAAAGAATGAAATAAGCTATAATAAGTCCATTTTGAATACGAATGATTATTTTAATAAGGACAATCAATGAAAGATAGTTTTCTTTTCACTTCTGAGTCAGTAACCGAGGGGCATCCTGATAAAATGGCTGATCAAATCAGCGATGCGGTTTTAGATTATATTATTGAGCGGGATCAAAAAGCCAAAGTCGCATGCGAGACTTTAGTTTCTAACGGGTTTTGCATGATCACTGGCGAATTAAAAACTTCTGTTTATGCCCCTATGCAAGAGATCGCAAGAGAAGTGGTTAAAAAAATTGGCTATACAGACGCCCTTTATGGCTTTGATTACAGGAGCGCGGCGGTTTTAAATGGTATTGGCGAACAAAGCCCTGATATTAATCAAGGCGTGGATAGAGAAGATGGCGAGATTGGGGCAGGGGATCAAGGGCTTATGTTTGGTTATGCATGCAAGGAGACTGAAACGCTCATGCCCTTACCCATTCATTTAGCGCACCAACTCGCTTTCGCTTTGGCTCAAAAAAGAAAAGACAACATCTTGCCTTTTTTAAGGCCTGATGGCAAGTCTCAAGTGAGCGTGCGTTATGAAAACAACAAGCCTGTAAGCGTTGATACGATTGTTATTTCTACCCAACATTCCCCAGAAGTTTCACAAAAGCATTTAAAAGAAGCCGTGATTGAAGAGATCGTGTATAAGGTTTTACCCAAAGAATATTTGCATGACAATATCAAGTTTTTTATAAACCCCACAGGAAAATTCGTTATCGGTGGGCCTCAAGGCGATGCGGGTCTGACAGGCAGAAAAATCATCGTGGATACTTATGGAGGGTTTTGCCCGCATGGGGGGGGAGCGTTTAGCGGGAAAGACCCTAGCAAGGTGGATAGGAGCGCGGCTTATGCGGCCCGCTATGTGGCTAAAAATTTGGTAGCGAGCGGGGTTTGCGATAAAGCGACCGTGCAGCTTGCTTATGCGATTGGGGTGATAGAGCCAGTGTCTATTTATGTGAACACGCATAACACGAGCAAGTATTCAAGCGCAGAGCTAGAAAAATGCGTGAAAGCGGTTTTCAAACTCACGCCAAAAGGCATTATTGAAAGCTTGGATTTGTTAAGGCCCATTTATTCGCTCACTTCAGCTTATGGGCATTTTGGGCGCGAATTAGAGGAATTCACTTGGGAAAAAACCAACAAAGCTGAGGAGATTAAAGCGTTCTTTAAGCGTTAAAAAAATATTTTAAGGGTAATATTTTAGGAAATTTTTGTATAATCAACAATTCACAAGGAGTTTAAATTGAAACAAAGAACGCTGTCTATTATTAAACCGGATGCGCTTAAGAAAAAAGTGGTAGGCAAGATCATTGATCGCTTTGAGAGTAACGGCTTGGAAGTCATTGCTATGAAACGCTTGCATTTGAGCGTTAAAGACGCTGAAAACTTTTATGCGATCCACAGAGAGAGACCCTTTTTTAAAGATTTAATAGAATTTATGGTCAGTGGTCCGGTAGTGGTTATGGTTTTAGAGGGCGAAGATGCGGTAGCTAAAAACAGAGATCTTATGGGAGCGACTGATCCCAAACTCGCTCAAAAAGGCACTATCAGAGCGGATTTTGCTGAAAGCATTGACGCTAATGCGGTGCATGGGAGCGATAGCTTGGAAAACGCGTGCAATGAAATCGCTTTCTTTTTTGCCGCTAGGGATCTTTAAGGTTTAAGGGCGTTTTAAGTAAGCATGCAATTTGAAATGCGTAAAATCGCTTTTAATGTGCCTAGAGCGTTTTCTTTAGAGCATGAGGGAGTGGTTTTAGAGGGCGAAGTTATACGAGTGGGGGCGAAATTGTTTCGTTTGGAAGCGCGCCTTAAGGGTGAATTGATGCTTATTTGCGATACAAGCGGTAAAGAGTTTAAAAAAAACCTTGATGAGTCGTTGGTTTTGCATATTTCAGACGGGTTGTGGGATACGCAA
This is a stretch of genomic DNA from Helicobacter pylori. It encodes these proteins:
- a CDS encoding TIGR00645 family protein, whose amino-acid sequence is MLEKLIERVLFATRWLLAPLCIAMSLVLVVLGYVFMKELWHMLSHLDTISETDLVLSALGLVDLLFMAGLVLMVLLASYESFVSKLDKVDASEITWLKHTDFNALKLKVSLSIVAISAIFLLKRYMSLEDVLSSIPKDTPLSHNPIFWQVVIHLVFVCSALLAAVTNNIAFSQNKGH
- a CDS encoding phospholipase D family protein translates to MKIFLVFLSVFFFNGCFGLVYKTPISSPPISYDPYTTTIGSLYAKNLKENPNHSAAILLEDGFDALLHRVGLIRMSQKSIDMQTYIYKNDLSSQVIAKELLNAANRGVKVRILLDDNGLDSDFSDIMLLNFHKNIEVKIFNPYYIRNKGLRYFEMLADYERIKKRMHNKLFIVDNFAVIIGGRNIGDNYFDNDLDTNFLDLDALFFGGVASKAKESFERYWRFHRSIPVSLLRTHKRLKNNAKEIAKLHEKIPISAEDKDQFEKKVNDFIERFQKYQYPIYYGNAIFLADLPAKIDTPLYSPIKIAFEKALKNTKDSVFIASSYFIPGKKMMKIFKNQISKGIELNILTNSLSSTDAIVVYGAWERYRNQLVRMGANVYEIRNDFFNRQIKGRFSTKHSLHGKTIVFDDNLTLLGSFNIDPRSAYINTESAVLFDNPSFAKRVRLSLKDHAQQSWHLVVYRHRVIWEAVEEGTLIHEKTSPDTSFFLRLIKEWSKVLPEREL
- a CDS encoding fumarate reductase iron-sulfur subunit, translating into MSDNERTIVVRVLKFDPQSAVSKPHFKEYQLKETPSMTLFIALNLIREHQDPDLSFDFVCRAGICGSCAMMVNGRPRLACKTLTSSFESGVITLMPMPSFTLIKDLSVNTGDWFLDMTKRVESWAHSKEEVDITQPEKRIEPDEAQEVFELDRCIECGCCIASCGTKLMRPNFIGAAGMNRAMRFMIDSHDERSDDDFYELVGDDDGVFGCMSLIACHDTCPKELPLQSSIATLRNRMLKVGKSR
- a CDS encoding fumarate reductase cytochrome b subunit; amino-acid sequence: MQQEEIIEGYYGASKGLKKSGIYAKLDFLQSATGLILALFMIAHMFLVSSILISDEAMYKVAKFFEGSLFLKAGEPAIVSVVAAGVILILVVHAFLALRKFPINYRQYKVFKTHKHLMKHGDTSLWFIQALTGFAMFFLASIHLFVMLTEPESIGPHGSSYRFVTQNFWLLYIFLLFAVELHGSIGLYRLAIKWGWFKNVSIQGLRKVKWAMSVFFIVLGLCTYGAYIKKGLENKDNGIKTMQEAIEADGKFHKE
- a CDS encoding triose-phosphate isomerase encodes the protein MTKIAMANFKSAMPIFKSHAYLKELEKTLKPQHFDRVFVFPDFLGLLPNSFLHFTLGVQNAYPRDCGAFTGEITSKHLEELKIHTLLIGHSERRTLLKESPSFLKEKFDFFKGKNFKIIYCIGEDLTTREKGFKAVKEFLSEQLENIDLNYSNLIVAYEPIWAIGAKKSASLEDIYLTHGFLKQILNQKTPLLYGGSVNAQNAKEILGIDSVDGLLIGSASWELENFKTIISFL
- the fabI gene encoding enoyl-[acyl-carrier-protein] reductase FabI, with protein sequence MGFLKGKKGLIVGVANNKSIAYGIAQSCFNQGATLAFTYLNESLEKRVRPIAQELNSPYVYELDVSKEEHFKSLYNNIKQDLGSLDFIVHSVAFAPKEALEGSLLETSKSAFNTAMEISVYSLIELTNTLKPLLNNGASVLTLSYLGSTKYMAHYNVMGLAKAALESAVRYLAVDLGKHNIRVNALSAGPIRTLASSGIADFRMILKWNEINAPLRKNVSLEEVGNAGMYLLSSLSNGVSGEVHFVDAGYHVMGMGAVEEKDNKATLLWDLQNNKGY
- the lpxD gene encoding UDP-3-O-(3-hydroxymyristoyl)glucosamine N-acyltransferase is translated as MKLSELLSAYSIETEFSNDFEVHALAELDKATPNDISYIDQARYLKLLKDSKAGAVFIRKKESSKVPKHMQALVVDNPHLAFAKASHAFKIPFFKNPESVNEPKHFERVTIMPNVMIGEGVEIGENSLIYPGVVIADGVKIGKNCVLYPRVILYQNTILEDNVIIHAGSVIGGDGFGYAHTALGEHVKIEHVGIVRIQKNVEIGANTAIDRAVFGETLIKEGVKIDNLVQIGHNCVLGEHSIVVSQVGLSGSTTTGRNVVFGGQVGIGGHLHVGEFTQIGGKSAVGKDLPPNTNFAGAIPAMEIHEWHHFLAHLRTNFRKQQKTSLLQKAKGFFKS
- the metK gene encoding methionine adenosyltransferase, producing the protein MKDSFLFTSESVTEGHPDKMADQISDAVLDYIIERDQKAKVACETLVSNGFCMITGELKTSVYAPMQEIAREVVKKIGYTDALYGFDYRSAAVLNGIGEQSPDINQGVDREDGEIGAGDQGLMFGYACKETETLMPLPIHLAHQLAFALAQKRKDNILPFLRPDGKSQVSVRYENNKPVSVDTIVISTQHSPEVSQKHLKEAVIEEIVYKVLPKEYLHDNIKFFINPTGKFVIGGPQGDAGLTGRKIIVDTYGGFCPHGGGAFSGKDPSKVDRSAAYAARYVAKNLVASGVCDKATVQLAYAIGVIEPVSIYVNTHNTSKYSSAELEKCVKAVFKLTPKGIIESLDLLRPIYSLTSAYGHFGRELEEFTWEKTNKAEEIKAFFKR
- a CDS encoding nucleoside-diphosphate kinase, encoding MKQRTLSIIKPDALKKKVVGKIIDRFESNGLEVIAMKRLHLSVKDAENFYAIHRERPFFKDLIEFMVSGPVVVMVLEGEDAVAKNRDLMGATDPKLAQKGTIRADFAESIDANAVHGSDSLENACNEIAFFFAARDL